One window of the Haloarcula halobia genome contains the following:
- a CDS encoding PLP-dependent cysteine synthase family protein codes for MTRHNDSDASLLGTIGNTPIVELDATPSDVSVYAKLERFNPGGSVKDRIGKHILERLLERGDVPPGGTIVEPTAGNTGIGMAIAANRLGLETVFVVPRGFSEEKERLMAALGAEIVHVSGDAGMSEAAETAHEIADRRDDAVVPQQFGTPLNVEAHYETTGQEILNTLGEHVGAIVAGVGSGGTLMGITRAVREHVPNVHVVAVEPEGSTFGELLNREREEAPYKTEGIGTHDPDVTELLDPAAIDDIRTVSDRDTHAEVTRLAAEEGHLVGSSSGAASVAAREVAEEAAAGELDLPAPAVVTVFPDGSERYLSKNIYGSFETWEGKA; via the coding sequence ATGACTCGTCACAACGACTCCGACGCATCGCTCCTCGGAACAATCGGTAATACACCGATCGTCGAACTCGACGCGACGCCTAGCGACGTTTCCGTCTACGCGAAACTGGAGAGGTTCAATCCCGGCGGCAGCGTGAAAGACCGAATCGGCAAGCACATCCTCGAACGACTCCTCGAACGCGGCGACGTTCCGCCCGGCGGCACGATCGTCGAACCGACCGCCGGAAACACTGGCATCGGAATGGCGATTGCCGCCAATCGACTCGGGCTGGAGACGGTCTTCGTCGTTCCCCGCGGATTCAGCGAGGAGAAAGAACGACTGATGGCCGCGCTCGGTGCGGAGATCGTTCATGTCTCCGGTGACGCGGGGATGAGCGAGGCTGCCGAAACGGCCCACGAGATCGCCGACCGGCGCGACGACGCCGTCGTTCCACAGCAGTTTGGGACGCCGTTGAACGTCGAAGCCCACTACGAGACAACGGGCCAGGAGATTCTCAACACCCTCGGCGAGCACGTCGGCGCAATCGTTGCGGGCGTCGGTTCCGGCGGGACGCTGATGGGCATCACCCGGGCCGTGCGCGAGCATGTCCCCAACGTCCACGTCGTAGCCGTCGAACCGGAGGGCTCGACGTTTGGCGAACTCCTGAACCGAGAACGCGAAGAGGCGCCCTACAAGACCGAAGGCATCGGCACACACGACCCGGACGTGACCGAGCTGCTCGATCCAGCCGCGATAGACGACATTCGGACGGTTAGCGACCGGGACACACACGCCGAAGTGACCCGTCTCGCCGCTGAGGAGGGGCATCTCGTCGGCTCCAGTTCGGGTGCGGCGAGCGTCGCTGCACGCGAGGTCGCTGAAGAGGCCGCGGCTGGTGAACTTGATCTCCCAGCACCTGCCGTCGTTACGGTGTTTCCCGATGGCAGCGAACGGTACCTCTCGAAGAACATCTACGGTTCCTTCGAGACCTGGGAGGGGAAAGCATGA
- a CDS encoding SHOCT domain-containing protein: protein MTQFITHIGRTARRLALLAVPLLVAATGTAAAHGGGRYSGGMMGGSGWGLFGGAMGLWGLLWMGILLAVPLYIVYALLNRESGGSDEQSLSVLRERYARGDLSDDEFDRRRKELERTG, encoded by the coding sequence ATGACGCAATTCATCACTCACATCGGACGCACTGCTCGTAGACTCGCGTTACTCGCCGTCCCGCTGCTGGTCGCAGCGACTGGAACGGCTGCTGCCCACGGTGGCGGGAGGTACAGTGGCGGGATGATGGGCGGGAGCGGCTGGGGCCTCTTCGGCGGAGCGATGGGGCTCTGGGGACTGCTTTGGATGGGGATTCTCCTCGCCGTCCCGCTCTACATCGTCTATGCGCTCCTCAATAGAGAATCCGGCGGGAGCGACGAGCAGTCGCTATCGGTTCTCCGTGAGCGCTACGCCCGCGGTGATCTCTCGGACGATGAATTCGATCGACGGCGAAAAGAACTCGAACGAACCGGATGA
- a CDS encoding plastocyanin/azurin family copper-binding protein gives MSAQETPVVKMGNNYFDPIGLHVEPGTTVRFEIAAGAHSATAYPDRVPADGTAFDSGTISQGSFEYTFEAPGTYDYYCIPHKSVGMVGRIVVGNPGGPAEESSIPDGEVPDSDTIVQNGAVAVGSDVDGSGSTDGGMMGPGGGGMMGGSRGGWGGVPFVGGALGMLGLVGGLLYWATARGDAPSESDDSAMETLQRRYARGEIDEEEFQKRRERL, from the coding sequence GTGAGCGCACAGGAGACGCCCGTCGTGAAGATGGGCAACAACTACTTTGACCCGATCGGACTCCACGTCGAACCCGGCACGACCGTCCGCTTCGAGATAGCAGCCGGTGCACACTCGGCGACGGCCTATCCGGACCGCGTTCCCGCCGACGGGACGGCCTTCGATAGCGGCACAATCTCGCAGGGGAGCTTCGAGTACACGTTCGAGGCCCCCGGCACGTACGACTATTATTGCATCCCACACAAGTCGGTCGGCATGGTCGGCCGCATCGTCGTCGGAAACCCCGGGGGACCGGCCGAAGAGAGCTCGATCCCCGACGGCGAGGTTCCCGATAGCGATACGATCGTCCAGAACGGCGCCGTGGCCGTCGGCTCGGACGTCGACGGAAGCGGGAGCACCGATGGTGGCATGATGGGGCCCGGCGGAGGGGGCATGATGGGTGGCTCGAGGGGCGGGTGGGGCGGTGTCCCGTTCGTCGGCGGGGCACTCGGAATGCTGGGATTGGTGGGCGGACTCCTCTACTGGGCAACGGCTCGAGGGGATGCACCTTCAGAGAGTGACGATTCCGCGATGGAAACCCTCCAACGCCGTTACGCACGAGGAGAAATCGACGAAGAAGAGTTCCAGAAGCGTCGTGAACGGCTGTAG
- a CDS encoding SHOCT domain-containing protein, which yields MSSSNQLDTTTIVLLIFGAIIVLPLLTMGMGFGGMMGYGGTNSGWWPFVGMLVQIIFFLILLGGGYLLFRRANEGQTSQNPAMEELRTAYARGDLTDEEFESRRDKLERSE from the coding sequence ATGTCTTCGTCGAACCAGCTCGACACCACGACAATCGTTCTCCTGATCTTCGGAGCGATCATCGTGCTCCCGTTGCTCACGATGGGGATGGGATTCGGCGGAATGATGGGCTACGGCGGTACCAACAGCGGATGGTGGCCGTTCGTCGGGATGCTCGTTCAGATCATCTTCTTCCTCATCCTCCTCGGCGGTGGCTACCTCCTCTTCCGACGTGCGAATGAAGGCCAGACGTCTCAAAATCCCGCGATGGAGGAACTCCGCACGGCGTACGCTCGCGGCGATCTCACCGACGAAGAGTTCGAATCCCGCCGCGACAAACTCGAACGGTCGGAGTAG
- a CDS encoding helix-turn-helix transcriptional regulator yields the protein MKRRRADTAVGVVLGFVLLAGGALSWRAYQQRRAIEQSMGSMMDSSMGAMHGPNPLWYVVGTLLVAGVIGGVYYVVRGNLTDSEEANSAEHIDSDQTSATTPTSMNQETSPTTSINPESNPQARVLDLLPDDERRVLEPVLKSPGITQIELRDRSEFSKSKVSQTVSSLEERGLLYRERQGRTYRVYPSDDLRQQYTGQ from the coding sequence ATGAAACGCCGTCGAGCAGATACTGCCGTCGGTGTGGTCCTCGGATTCGTCCTCCTAGCCGGCGGGGCACTCAGCTGGCGGGCCTATCAGCAGCGTCGGGCTATCGAGCAATCGATGGGTTCGATGATGGATTCATCTATGGGGGCGATGCACGGTCCAAACCCTCTCTGGTATGTGGTCGGAACTCTGCTGGTCGCAGGTGTTATCGGTGGCGTCTATTACGTGGTTCGAGGAAATCTCACCGACTCGGAAGAGGCGAACTCAGCGGAGCATATCGATTCCGATCAGACATCGGCGACAACACCTACATCGATGAATCAGGAAACTTCACCAACGACGTCTATCAACCCAGAATCGAATCCGCAAGCGCGCGTGCTCGATCTCTTACCGGATGATGAACGACGCGTCCTCGAACCAGTCCTGAAGTCTCCCGGAATCACACAGATCGAACTTCGGGATCGATCTGAGTTTTCGAAGAGCAAAGTGAGCCAGACCGTGAGTTCACTCGAGGAGCGCGGTCTGCTGTATCGGGAACGACAAGGTCGGACTTATCGCGTATATCCGAGTGATGATCTTCGGCAGCAATACACGGGACAATAG
- a CDS encoding permease — protein sequence MQATIIDGVLESLRIGVGFLWTAAWAIIMGLTITSLVQVYVSKERMAQVLGEGDLTGLTKATVFGAASSGCSFGALAIGKGLFKKGAHAVNFLAFMFASTNLIVELGLMILILLGWEFLLAELLGGLILIAVMAVIVHLTLPENLFNEVRETLNERDHASGVTEDPTCGMEGKDEYTLTTDGGETLKFCSEGCMETYRQETSSSGGWRDELLSWGGWYKVGNQYRKEWSMIWKDIVAGFLISGFVIVFVPQWVWNTLFIQGDGLLVTAENAVMGVIIAVLSFVGSMGNVPFAVALWGGGVSFAGIIAFVYADLITIPVLNVYRKYYGWKIMLYILGVFFVTMAFTGFLMELLFDAFGIIPDLAGGETATEQTYFELNYTFYLNLIAFALSGFLLYVYRRGLGAPGQYRDPVCGMRTDDEGPSASHDGATYHFCSKTCKRTFEEEPTEFADQSPQISSHDHDHDH from the coding sequence GGATGGCACAGGTGCTGGGTGAGGGCGATCTAACTGGACTAACCAAGGCGACTGTGTTCGGAGCAGCGAGTAGTGGCTGTAGTTTTGGGGCCCTCGCCATCGGGAAGGGCTTGTTCAAGAAGGGGGCGCACGCGGTGAACTTCCTCGCGTTCATGTTCGCGTCGACGAACCTCATCGTCGAACTCGGACTGATGATCTTGATCCTGCTAGGGTGGGAATTCCTCCTCGCGGAGTTGCTCGGCGGCCTGATCCTCATCGCCGTCATGGCGGTCATCGTTCACCTGACGCTCCCCGAGAACCTGTTTAACGAAGTCCGAGAAACGCTCAACGAACGTGATCACGCATCGGGCGTCACGGAAGATCCCACCTGCGGGATGGAGGGGAAAGACGAGTACACGCTCACGACCGACGGCGGTGAGACGCTCAAATTCTGCTCGGAGGGCTGTATGGAAACCTACCGCCAGGAGACGTCGAGTAGCGGCGGGTGGCGTGACGAGTTGCTGTCGTGGGGTGGCTGGTACAAGGTCGGGAATCAGTACCGTAAGGAGTGGTCGATGATCTGGAAGGACATCGTTGCCGGCTTTCTCATCTCCGGGTTCGTCATCGTGTTCGTCCCGCAGTGGGTCTGGAACACCCTGTTCATCCAGGGCGACGGCCTGCTCGTGACTGCCGAGAACGCCGTCATGGGCGTCATCATCGCCGTGCTCAGTTTCGTCGGTAGTATGGGGAACGTCCCGTTCGCCGTCGCGCTGTGGGGCGGTGGCGTCAGCTTCGCCGGGATCATCGCGTTCGTCTACGCTGACCTCATCACGATCCCCGTGTTGAACGTCTACCGGAAGTACTACGGCTGGAAGATCATGCTGTACATCCTCGGCGTCTTCTTCGTCACGATGGCGTTCACCGGCTTCCTAATGGAGCTGCTATTCGACGCCTTCGGCATCATCCCGGACCTCGCGGGTGGCGAGACGGCAACCGAGCAGACGTACTTCGAACTCAACTACACGTTCTACCTCAACCTCATCGCCTTCGCGCTCTCCGGGTTCCTGCTGTACGTGTACCGGCGTGGCCTCGGTGCACCGGGTCAGTATCGTGATCCGGTCTGTGGGATGCGAACCGACGATGAGGGGCCGAGCGCGTCCCATGATGGGGCGACGTACCATTTTTGCTCGAAGACCTGCAAGCGCACGTTCGAAGAAGAACCAACGGAATTTGCTGATCAAAGCCCGCAGATATCAAGTCACGATCACGACCATGACCACTGA
- a CDS encoding thioredoxin family protein: MTEVILFTQQTCGACATQREKNDGLEDTYPDVEFREVDIQKDLETAEEYGVRKTPTTLVYASGKQTAEFIGIVERNDLESAIESATQQSSGLAQRLVDVVRT; this comes from the coding sequence GTGACCGAAGTCATCCTCTTCACCCAACAGACGTGTGGGGCATGCGCAACACAGCGGGAGAAAAACGACGGCCTCGAGGACACGTATCCGGATGTGGAGTTCCGGGAGGTCGACATCCAGAAAGATCTGGAAACGGCCGAGGAATACGGCGTCCGGAAGACGCCGACGACACTCGTCTACGCGAGCGGTAAACAGACCGCCGAGTTCATCGGCATCGTCGAGCGGAACGACTTGGAGTCAGCTATCGAGAGCGCGACCCAGCAGTCGTCTGGACTCGCCCAACGTCTCGTCGATGTCGTGCGAACATAA
- a CDS encoding DUF302 domain-containing protein, giving the protein MDYTIQTEVAGEFDDVVDTTMAALKDEGFGVLCDIDIQATLKEKLGEEFRQYRILGACNPPLAYEGLTEEIELGALLPCNVIVYETDDGDIVVSAVDPQQLVGIADNDGLDSIATEVTERFERVLSAVGDEYESTPEA; this is encoded by the coding sequence ATGGACTATACAATACAAACAGAAGTAGCCGGCGAGTTCGACGACGTCGTCGACACGACAATGGCAGCGCTCAAAGACGAAGGATTCGGCGTCCTCTGTGACATCGACATCCAGGCGACGCTCAAGGAGAAACTCGGCGAAGAATTCCGTCAGTATCGCATTCTCGGTGCATGCAATCCCCCGCTGGCATACGAGGGACTGACCGAAGAAATCGAACTCGGCGCACTCCTCCCGTGTAACGTCATTGTCTACGAGACCGATGACGGCGATATCGTCGTGAGTGCCGTTGATCCGCAGCAATTAGTCGGGATCGCAGACAACGATGGGCTCGACTCCATCGCGACCGAAGTCACCGAACGCTTCGAGCGTGTTCTCTCGGCTGTCGGCGACGAATACGAATCCACGCCGGAGGCCTGA
- a CDS encoding cystathionine gamma-synthase — protein sequence MSDDQRDETHDAGRFDTRAIHGGQRPDPDTGAVMTPIYASSTFAQDAPGDHRGYEYSRTGNPTRAALEANLASLESGAYGRAFASGMAAINTVLNLLEAGDHVVVGEDVYGGTHRLFTQVYKDYDLAFDFVDTTDRDAVLAAVSPETELVWLETPTNPLMQVVDIADIAEISHDRGALCAVDNTFATPYLQRPLELGADIVAHSLTKYLGGHSDVVGGALVTHDEGLDEQLGFYQNSVGATPDPFVCFLVLRGTKTLPVRMDRHSENARDLAAWLDDHPAVDRVYYPGLDSHPQHDLAATQMDDFGGMLSFELDGTLEMAETLVSATEVFTLAESLGGVESLIEQPATMTHASVPREVRQEAGITDGLIRVSVGLEDVADLRADLDRALTAAMQS from the coding sequence ATGAGCGACGACCAGCGAGACGAGACGCACGACGCTGGCCGGTTCGACACGCGGGCGATCCACGGCGGCCAACGCCCGGATCCGGATACCGGCGCAGTCATGACGCCCATCTACGCCTCCTCGACGTTCGCCCAGGACGCGCCCGGCGATCACCGTGGCTACGAGTACTCGCGGACCGGTAATCCAACGCGTGCAGCGCTGGAAGCGAACCTCGCCAGCCTCGAAAGCGGAGCGTACGGACGGGCCTTCGCCAGCGGGATGGCCGCGATCAACACGGTCCTGAATCTGCTCGAAGCAGGCGATCACGTCGTGGTCGGTGAAGATGTCTACGGCGGGACCCATCGGCTATTCACGCAGGTCTACAAGGATTACGACCTCGCGTTCGACTTCGTCGACACGACCGACCGCGACGCGGTCCTGGCGGCAGTCTCTCCGGAGACGGAACTCGTGTGGCTCGAGACGCCCACGAATCCACTGATGCAGGTCGTCGATATCGCGGACATCGCGGAAATTTCCCACGATCGCGGCGCTCTCTGTGCCGTGGACAACACGTTTGCAACGCCGTATCTCCAGCGCCCCCTGGAGTTGGGCGCTGACATCGTCGCCCATTCGCTGACGAAGTACCTCGGCGGTCACTCCGATGTCGTCGGCGGTGCTCTCGTTACCCACGACGAAGGTCTCGACGAGCAGTTGGGGTTCTACCAGAACAGCGTGGGGGCGACGCCGGATCCGTTCGTGTGCTTCCTCGTCCTCCGGGGAACGAAGACGCTCCCCGTCCGGATGGATCGACACAGTGAGAACGCCCGCGACCTGGCGGCGTGGCTCGACGATCATCCGGCTGTCGACCGAGTGTACTATCCGGGACTGGATTCCCATCCACAACACGACCTGGCCGCCACGCAGATGGACGACTTCGGGGGGATGTTGAGCTTCGAACTCGACGGTACGCTGGAGATGGCGGAGACACTCGTTTCCGCGACCGAGGTGTTCACGCTGGCGGAAAGCCTCGGGGGCGTCGAGAGTCTTATCGAACAGCCTGCAACGATGACCCACGCGTCGGTCCCTCGTGAAGTGCGACAGGAAGCAGGAATCACCGACGGGCTCATCCGTGTGAGTGTCGGTCTCGAAGACGTGGCAGACCTCCGCGCAGATCTCGACCGAGCACTGACAGCTGCGATGCAGTCCTAA